ACAGATTCGCTGGGGAGGACAGCACACATGCCCTTACTGTGGCTCAACCAAAGCTACAGCCTACAAAAAGGAACTGCGTTATCGATGTAACGATTGCTTTACATCATATAGTGTTACAGTGGGGACACTTTTTCATAGAACTCATGTAGACTTGCATGTATGGTTCAAAGCAATTTATCTAATCTTCAACTCACCCAAAAAGGTGACTATTCATGGGTTGGCTAATGAGTTAAAAGTAAATAAAAACACTGCCTGTTCAATGTTGGCAAAGATTGATAAAGCTAGAGAAACCGATCGGGATTTTTTACAGAAACTCATTGATGACTTAAATCTTTAAGGCTCAGGATTAGGAGATTTTGAGGGTTAAATGATGGAAAGCAGTTTAAGTCCAAGTTTAATTCGTAAAAAGAACCTTCGCAGAAGCAACTTATTTATTAAGTTAGCCTTGCTCTATCTGTTTGGTGGCTTTGTTGCTCTATGGTTCGGTACTCGTAGCTTAACTGATTCGCCTTCGCCACCTCAGACACAAACTAGTCCAGCAAAAACAGAAAATACGACATCTCCATCTCCCCAAGCGATTAATCAAAAACCTCAAACTTTGCCTAATATTTGGGTTATGCCCGCAAAGTTTGTTGATGGTCTAATTTTACTAAGCAATGAGCAGGGAAAAATTCTTTTTCCTATCCTCTTAACTTTACCAGTTTTGTGCTTTTACTGGATGGTCAGTACTTTTATTGATACACAGGTTGATGAAGAGTTAGATATCAGATTGCAACAGGCTTTGAAAGAATTAAATGATAAGGAGACTTCAGAAGGAATCAAAGTTCGACAAGAATTAGAATTTTTTGTAATCTTAGAAAATCTTTGGCCTCTTGGATTGTCAATACAACATCAATTAGATTTGAACTCTTTAGCACAAGCAACTAAAGCTGAACTACTATCTCCTAATTGGAATGAGAAAGTAGATACAATTACAATGGAAGAAAAAGAACGTGATGCGGCCTTAAATATTTTAGAGAAAGTCGTCAAAAATGACCAAGAACACGAGGTTTTACTTATTTTGGCCAAAAATTCTACTTTGAAAGCCTTAAGTCACTTAAATATTAGTCAACAGTCTTTTGACGTAAGCCTCCTAGCCAAATCATTTGAGAAAGATATATATATTATTCTAAAAGCTTGGTTATGGTTTGGGCTTAAACGAGGTAGAGAATTTCCTGTTGCCTTATTGCCCCTAAGTGCTCCGGATAGACTGCCAGACTATATCGAGGCAATTAACCAAGTGTCTAG
The Alkalinema sp. FACHB-956 DNA segment above includes these coding regions:
- a CDS encoding transposase; the encoded protein is MLPTTHEECIRQLEQIRWGGQHTCPYCGSTKATAYKKELRYRCNDCFTSYSVTVGTLFHRTHVDLHVWFKAIYLIFNSPKKVTIHGLANELKVNKNTACSMLAKIDKARETDRDFLQKLIDDLNL